A single genomic interval of Aureliella helgolandensis harbors:
- a CDS encoding RNA polymerase sigma factor → MSDHVEKGKVAAKGDPNVDLMLRVQEGDAMAFQELVVAFEPRLRRVLRHLVSSDSVAEDLVQDVFLRVWRARKNYQPTAKLSTWIFHIAHNVASNAIRDRKRRKEFQTPQGDAASSAVFSIDQMAMASTGMMPVRKLDKMERADMVRTAIEALNERQRMALMLSRFECLSYQEIADAMELTVQAVKSLLSRARVNLKVLLEPYVEQGHLPGQDQSTDA, encoded by the coding sequence TTGAGCGACCATGTCGAAAAAGGAAAGGTAGCGGCCAAGGGGGATCCCAACGTCGATTTGATGCTGCGCGTGCAAGAGGGGGATGCGATGGCCTTTCAGGAGCTCGTGGTAGCCTTTGAGCCTCGTTTGCGCCGTGTTTTGCGGCACTTGGTCAGTTCGGATTCCGTTGCCGAGGATCTGGTGCAAGATGTATTCCTGCGTGTATGGCGCGCTCGCAAGAACTACCAGCCGACAGCCAAACTTTCAACTTGGATCTTTCACATCGCACACAACGTAGCCAGCAATGCCATTCGAGACCGAAAGCGACGCAAAGAATTCCAGACGCCACAAGGGGATGCCGCCAGTTCTGCGGTGTTTAGTATCGACCAGATGGCCATGGCGTCGACGGGAATGATGCCGGTTCGCAAATTGGATAAAATGGAACGAGCCGACATGGTGCGAACCGCCATCGAAGCTCTCAACGAACGCCAACGCATGGCGCTCATGCTGAGTCGATTTGAATGCTTGAGTTATCAAGAAATCGCCGATGCGATGGAGTTGACGGTGCAGGCCGTCAAGTCCTTGTTGAGCCGCGCGCGAGTGAACCTCAAAGTGCTGCTCGAGCCCTACGTCGAACAAGGACACCTACCAGGCCAAGATCAGTCCACGGATGCTTGA
- a CDS encoding anti-sigma factor family protein has protein sequence MRIMTMPIEFDDESLVAFLDGELPAPEASVIESALESDASLQNRVRTLRNTWDLLGELPEVQPNPVLAQSTIEMVALAVDKESRSWISWLAVQRWRILGLACLLALLAGASVSRSTANGERTAVLNNLHVLVEYYSLKNIPSPEFLEGLTSIDNLSQLGKPSSVALMVQSELPLQVEEREQWIEELDVKARGQLEARAKEFNALPPGERQRILAIADYILSQPERAAELFECARNYEILLSTAPARFPQELGNQPLDEQMALIRQQANKEAAFNYVLSISDYFAIQQWLDDLSTKILADPNGGAFTLYSEWIEQRIFEELSRADEANSLVTQIDVEDLIQRRLSAPARKLLLEIADPTTRRNALYLWVTSVVQSPGDLSSATLAGQEDLRRPFKALSEEQRELLQLMPAAKVHEDLRSRLRGAQSDY, from the coding sequence ATGCGAATCATGACAATGCCCATTGAATTCGATGATGAAAGCCTCGTTGCATTCCTCGATGGTGAACTGCCTGCGCCCGAAGCAAGCGTCATAGAGTCCGCTCTCGAGTCCGACGCCAGCCTGCAAAACCGCGTCCGCACATTACGCAATACATGGGACTTGTTGGGGGAGCTGCCCGAGGTGCAGCCCAATCCTGTGCTGGCCCAGTCCACCATCGAGATGGTGGCACTAGCGGTGGACAAGGAGTCGCGTTCCTGGATCAGCTGGCTGGCTGTCCAACGCTGGAGGATTCTCGGATTGGCGTGCCTGCTGGCTCTGCTGGCCGGAGCGAGCGTTAGCCGCTCGACGGCCAATGGAGAACGCACCGCCGTCCTCAATAATCTCCATGTCTTAGTCGAATACTATTCTCTAAAAAACATTCCGTCACCAGAATTCCTGGAAGGCTTAACGAGCATCGACAATCTGTCTCAGCTCGGCAAGCCCAGTAGCGTGGCGCTGATGGTGCAGTCTGAATTGCCTTTACAGGTCGAAGAACGCGAGCAATGGATCGAGGAGTTAGATGTCAAAGCTCGTGGGCAATTGGAAGCTCGCGCGAAGGAATTCAATGCCCTGCCACCCGGCGAACGCCAACGGATTCTAGCAATCGCAGACTATATTCTGTCCCAGCCGGAACGGGCCGCCGAGTTGTTCGAATGCGCTCGCAACTACGAAATACTACTTTCGACTGCACCCGCTCGCTTCCCACAAGAACTGGGCAACCAGCCGCTTGACGAGCAAATGGCCCTCATCCGACAGCAGGCGAACAAAGAGGCCGCCTTTAACTATGTTCTCAGCATCAGTGACTATTTTGCCATCCAGCAGTGGCTCGATGATCTGAGTACCAAAATTCTCGCCGATCCCAATGGCGGCGCCTTTACCCTGTATTCCGAATGGATCGAGCAGCGGATTTTTGAAGAGCTCTCGCGTGCAGATGAAGCCAATTCACTGGTTACGCAAATTGACGTCGAAGACTTAATTCAAAGGCGTCTATCGGCTCCCGCCCGGAAGCTGTTGCTCGAAATTGCAGACCCCACAACGCGCCGCAATGCACTCTATCTGTGGGTTACCTCCGTTGTCCAATCACCCGGGGATCTGTCCAGTGCAACGCTCGCAGGCCAGGAAGATCTGCGGAGACCCTTTAAAGCCTTGAGCGAAGAGCAGCGTGAACTACTTCAGCTGATGCCCGCCGCTAAGGTCCACGAAGATCTACGCTCCCGATTGCGCGGCGCCCAATCCGATTACTAG
- a CDS encoding alpha-2-macroglobulin family protein, producing the protein MRRFVPFPVLACMAAALLTAIAMAVQAPSTAERFESAEKLFADHNYKEAGEAYRDVLRSSDAQPARVVQAMTQLEQCRNQLGEVHFVDSDLRTAVEIHGRAYQVLDTAAEILLRSIPYGTVADQEFSRGHGRGYAGRGGAGGMGISVGEQDRLQALKWRHRALELASQADSTIEPAELAKLHLRFAETLLHNRDTRQAWRLQALTDLTAEPDYLDFDSAGYGPARYAPVDASGTPVFYDLPESLGTAASDGARFRWALAQAERAPQVAPQASLQWAQFLSGQFSVETLQAEQWIFRGGNNDAEEIQTKRLSLHTLEESETLARLANGIQRIELPDDFNAIRVYQKLSAPNVDDQRVAEEALSKLVQIFLNRRQYPKAAELLRDSISRFDNNPEVRQQLLDSIVEPRLAFDPVPSQVAGEPAKLSVLFRNTNTISLSARRVDLEKLITDTKQYYRNFTNQDRNQFGGLKGVYPPQLSVPSNLFEGQIAEKYLIDAPVKWQTEVESRENHWDRRQAIDTPLKKAGLYLIEADVNDKAHLARCLLWIQDTIVIRKPLAGEWLLDVVDATTGKPIAGANLEFFGFGHKNNTPPSQARRYNTENRAQKTNSEGQARVRLDGNLQWLTVARTADGRLALLDFQHIWLRNNYQLQTLSQAKAYGVTDRPLYRPGDTVKAKFWVAQTVYGDEAAPPLAHRSISFHAYDAQGNQVFAKAVTSDEFGACDVEFELPKTTSLGTYRFSVESIDPANGVPRLDLQSNAVFRVEEYRKPEFEVKVLSPQEPVALGDTISARIQAKYYFGAPVTDAVVNVKVERSTYRDNYYPVRPYDWCYDPGYWWFAEDYIWYPGWKGWAGCVSPFPWWYPRYGNEPPELVLEQELSLDGSGEATVEIDTSLAKALYGDEDHEYTISVDVRDSSRRTISAVGKTIASQAPFKVYTWVDRGYYQVGQRIDASFQTQMLDGTDVEVTGTLELMHITYDEAGTPSERSVYSAAVKTDANGFLTHPLTAADAGQYRIRTRFKGPGTSEVEGGYILTVRGEGSTDSDFRYNALELTPDLPHYAAGDKVRLLVASEHADARVVLFVRPSEGVYPQPQIVQLMGKTAVVEIPVLGSDQPNFFVEAYTVYDGNLHSATREIIVPPADRVLNVEMNADKAEYLPGEEAQVSIVVTDPDGHPVSGSCAIAVYDRSLEQIASDVLPQDIREFFWKWRRQHSPQQSSNAELVSRPLSIHDIYPLQPLGIFGNSIADDGESMSDGLARGLGLGGGAPGGRLFGTSDFGGAMGGGYGGFAPMSAMSMDASAGMRMEKSGGMGGGVAATPPATAATPAIRKDFADSALWLSAVTTDSQGRAMAKFNMPENLTGWRMKSWAVGHGTKVGSGQTEAVTRKPLLIRLQTPRFVVERDQVVISGIVHNDLPTAQEVQVRLEIDGETQIEFADRETRVRTVTIGAHEQARVDWRLNALAEGTVALTAIATSGDASDAMQLKLPVLVNGILKTDAVAGTVRGDQASNSVSIAIPAQRRIEQSKFTVRLSPSLAAAMVDALPYMAEYPYGCTEQTLNRFLPSVITQQILQKMGVDMASLKDRRANLNAQELGDPASRASQWKRFDRTAVFDEQLVDEMVAAGIQRLTDMQCNDGGWGWFSGPREFSTAHTTATVVRGLLIAQQNGEAIVPDVLQRGLQWLATYQTNELLKLKNWSDKTHPFKAHPDNLDALVFHTLVLGKEQATEANSEMQQRLYDSRGHLSVYGMTLFAWATHALGNSEQTSMLRRNIEQFLVQDAENETAFLKNDASWWNWYGSSIEANALYLKLLAATDPQGQTAPRVVKYLLNNRKHATYWNSTRDTALVVEAFGDYLTASGENQANMSAEVYLGGKRLGRVDFTPENLFSVDNTIEIHGNAVPAGTHQLEIRRSGEGNLYWNAYSTNFTLEEEIEAAGLEVKVERRYYRLDPVQKDLQIPDAQAGVLDAKKSGYNRVLLDDLQTVESGVLVEVELLVESKNDYEYILIEDRKPACLEAVESQSGYFYSGGLPIYREFRDTHIGLCIRQLPQGNYSLRYQFRSETPGTFTALPATIQGMYAPELAGNSRDFDVIVTDEQQN; encoded by the coding sequence ATGCGGCGCTTTGTCCCTTTTCCTGTCCTCGCCTGTATGGCCGCAGCCCTGCTGACTGCTATCGCCATGGCTGTTCAAGCCCCTTCCACTGCGGAGCGTTTTGAGTCTGCAGAAAAGCTGTTTGCGGATCACAATTACAAAGAGGCTGGCGAGGCTTACCGTGATGTCCTGCGTTCGTCAGACGCGCAACCTGCTCGCGTCGTTCAAGCGATGACGCAACTTGAACAGTGTCGCAACCAACTCGGCGAGGTGCACTTTGTCGATTCCGACTTGCGAACCGCCGTCGAGATCCATGGAAGGGCCTATCAAGTACTCGATACCGCTGCCGAAATCCTCCTCCGCAGCATCCCCTATGGGACGGTGGCAGACCAGGAATTCTCTCGGGGGCATGGGCGCGGCTACGCCGGGCGTGGTGGGGCAGGTGGAATGGGAATATCCGTGGGCGAACAGGATCGTCTCCAGGCCCTCAAGTGGCGACACCGCGCCTTGGAACTTGCCTCCCAAGCAGATTCGACGATCGAACCAGCAGAATTGGCCAAACTGCATCTTCGATTTGCCGAAACACTCTTACACAATCGCGACACTCGCCAAGCTTGGCGCTTGCAAGCTCTCACCGACCTTACGGCCGAGCCCGACTATTTGGACTTCGACAGTGCAGGTTACGGGCCAGCCCGCTATGCCCCTGTTGATGCATCGGGCACGCCGGTGTTCTACGACCTGCCCGAAAGCTTAGGCACGGCCGCGAGCGATGGCGCGCGTTTCCGCTGGGCACTAGCGCAGGCAGAGCGAGCTCCCCAGGTTGCTCCTCAGGCGAGCTTGCAATGGGCTCAGTTTCTGTCAGGACAATTTTCCGTCGAAACTCTGCAGGCCGAACAATGGATCTTCAGAGGCGGCAACAACGATGCGGAAGAGATCCAGACGAAGCGTTTGTCGCTCCATACATTGGAAGAAAGTGAAACCCTCGCCCGTTTGGCCAATGGCATCCAACGCATTGAGCTCCCCGATGACTTCAACGCGATCCGCGTCTATCAAAAACTGTCAGCTCCCAACGTGGACGATCAAAGAGTTGCAGAAGAGGCGTTATCGAAATTGGTTCAAATTTTCCTGAATCGGCGGCAGTATCCGAAAGCGGCGGAACTTCTGCGAGACAGTATTTCTCGCTTCGACAACAATCCAGAAGTGCGACAACAACTGCTCGACAGTATTGTTGAACCACGGCTTGCCTTTGATCCGGTCCCGAGTCAGGTTGCTGGTGAGCCAGCCAAGCTAAGCGTACTCTTCCGCAATACCAATACGATTTCGCTATCCGCCAGGCGAGTCGACTTGGAAAAACTCATCACGGATACCAAGCAGTATTACCGGAATTTTACAAATCAGGACCGCAACCAATTCGGAGGTCTCAAGGGAGTCTACCCTCCTCAGCTTTCGGTGCCATCCAATTTGTTTGAAGGACAAATTGCTGAAAAATATCTTATCGATGCTCCGGTGAAGTGGCAGACCGAAGTTGAATCGCGGGAGAATCACTGGGACCGGCGTCAAGCGATTGACACCCCCTTAAAAAAGGCCGGCCTATATCTGATCGAGGCCGACGTTAACGACAAGGCGCATCTAGCCCGTTGCTTACTTTGGATTCAAGATACCATCGTAATTCGCAAGCCACTAGCAGGAGAATGGCTTCTGGACGTGGTAGATGCAACGACCGGAAAACCCATCGCAGGCGCGAACCTCGAGTTCTTCGGCTTCGGGCACAAGAATAATACCCCTCCGTCTCAAGCACGCCGCTATAACACTGAGAATCGTGCTCAAAAGACAAACTCGGAAGGGCAAGCCCGCGTCCGGCTCGACGGCAATTTGCAATGGCTCACGGTCGCCCGCACTGCGGATGGACGTCTCGCCTTGCTCGACTTCCAACACATCTGGCTTCGCAACAACTACCAGTTGCAGACACTTTCACAAGCTAAAGCTTACGGAGTTACCGATCGCCCCCTATATCGTCCGGGCGACACCGTGAAGGCCAAATTCTGGGTGGCTCAGACCGTCTATGGAGACGAAGCAGCTCCTCCCCTGGCCCATCGTTCAATCAGCTTCCATGCCTACGATGCACAAGGCAACCAAGTCTTCGCCAAGGCAGTTACCAGCGATGAGTTTGGAGCGTGCGACGTTGAATTTGAGCTCCCTAAAACAACGTCACTCGGAACCTATCGATTTTCGGTCGAGTCCATCGACCCGGCCAACGGTGTTCCACGACTTGACTTGCAATCCAATGCCGTTTTTCGAGTGGAAGAATACCGCAAGCCCGAGTTCGAAGTCAAAGTCCTATCACCTCAAGAGCCGGTAGCACTCGGCGACACGATCTCGGCACGCATTCAGGCCAAGTACTATTTCGGAGCCCCCGTCACCGATGCTGTGGTCAATGTAAAAGTCGAGCGCAGCACTTATCGAGATAATTACTATCCGGTTCGCCCCTATGACTGGTGCTACGACCCCGGTTACTGGTGGTTCGCAGAGGACTACATCTGGTATCCCGGTTGGAAGGGCTGGGCGGGCTGCGTTTCGCCTTTTCCATGGTGGTACCCGCGTTATGGCAATGAGCCGCCGGAACTGGTTTTGGAGCAAGAGTTGAGTTTGGATGGGAGCGGAGAAGCGACCGTTGAGATTGACACCTCACTGGCCAAAGCGTTGTACGGGGACGAGGATCATGAATACACGATCTCCGTCGATGTACGAGACTCCTCGCGGCGAACGATATCCGCTGTAGGAAAGACCATTGCTTCGCAGGCTCCCTTCAAGGTCTACACTTGGGTGGATCGTGGATACTACCAAGTAGGCCAGCGTATCGACGCGAGCTTTCAAACACAAATGCTCGACGGAACCGACGTGGAAGTCACTGGCACGCTTGAATTAATGCACATCACCTACGATGAGGCGGGCACTCCTAGCGAGCGTAGTGTTTATTCTGCAGCGGTAAAGACCGATGCGAATGGATTTCTGACACACCCGCTGACGGCTGCAGACGCTGGTCAGTACCGCATACGCACTCGCTTTAAAGGGCCGGGCACCAGCGAAGTGGAAGGTGGTTACATTCTGACCGTGCGTGGTGAAGGTTCGACCGACAGTGATTTTCGCTACAACGCTTTGGAGCTGACTCCCGATTTGCCCCACTATGCGGCTGGAGATAAAGTGCGATTGCTTGTGGCCTCAGAACATGCAGATGCCCGAGTCGTTTTGTTTGTACGTCCCTCTGAAGGAGTTTATCCGCAGCCACAGATTGTGCAGCTCATGGGGAAAACCGCTGTGGTTGAGATCCCGGTGCTTGGCAGCGACCAGCCAAATTTTTTCGTGGAAGCCTACACCGTTTACGATGGCAACCTGCATTCGGCCACCAGAGAGATCATTGTTCCTCCGGCGGACCGTGTATTGAATGTCGAGATGAACGCGGACAAAGCGGAGTACCTTCCCGGTGAGGAGGCGCAAGTTTCGATTGTTGTGACCGATCCCGACGGCCACCCGGTCTCGGGTTCCTGTGCCATCGCGGTCTACGATCGTTCCCTCGAACAAATCGCCTCCGACGTACTCCCACAAGACATTCGCGAGTTCTTTTGGAAATGGCGACGGCAGCACTCACCACAACAATCGTCCAACGCTGAGCTCGTCAGTCGCCCCCTGTCGATCCACGACATTTATCCGCTGCAACCTCTCGGAATATTTGGCAACTCAATCGCGGACGATGGGGAATCGATGAGCGACGGACTCGCTCGGGGCTTGGGGCTAGGTGGCGGTGCCCCAGGCGGGCGACTGTTCGGCACCAGTGATTTTGGTGGAGCGATGGGAGGCGGCTACGGTGGATTTGCTCCCATGAGTGCTATGAGCATGGACGCTTCAGCCGGCATGCGTATGGAGAAGAGCGGAGGCATGGGAGGCGGAGTTGCCGCAACGCCCCCAGCGACTGCAGCGACTCCCGCCATTCGCAAGGACTTTGCCGATTCCGCTCTGTGGTTGTCCGCGGTGACCACCGATTCCCAAGGGCGGGCAATGGCCAAATTTAACATGCCCGAAAATCTTACCGGCTGGCGGATGAAAAGCTGGGCAGTGGGACACGGGACCAAGGTCGGAAGTGGGCAGACCGAGGCAGTGACTCGCAAACCGCTGCTCATCCGACTGCAAACGCCTCGCTTTGTCGTGGAAAGAGATCAAGTGGTGATCTCGGGGATCGTCCATAACGACCTGCCGACAGCCCAAGAAGTTCAAGTTCGCCTGGAGATTGATGGGGAGACGCAGATAGAATTTGCCGACAGAGAGACCAGAGTAAGAACGGTGACGATCGGCGCCCATGAGCAGGCTCGCGTCGACTGGCGACTCAACGCCTTGGCGGAAGGCACGGTTGCCCTGACCGCTATTGCAACATCTGGCGACGCTTCCGATGCGATGCAGCTCAAGCTACCAGTCCTGGTCAATGGCATCCTGAAAACGGATGCCGTGGCAGGTACGGTTCGCGGCGACCAAGCGAGCAACTCCGTTAGCATTGCTATCCCAGCACAGCGGCGTATCGAACAATCCAAATTTACGGTGCGTCTCAGCCCGTCGCTGGCTGCGGCCATGGTCGACGCACTCCCCTACATGGCTGAGTATCCCTACGGCTGTACCGAACAGACGCTCAACCGCTTCCTACCCTCGGTAATTACGCAACAGATTTTGCAGAAGATGGGGGTTGATATGGCTAGTCTCAAAGACCGCCGAGCCAACCTCAATGCGCAGGAGCTGGGCGATCCCGCATCGCGCGCGTCGCAGTGGAAGCGGTTTGATCGAACAGCCGTCTTTGACGAACAACTCGTCGATGAAATGGTGGCTGCCGGCATCCAGCGATTGACCGACATGCAATGCAATGACGGGGGCTGGGGCTGGTTCAGTGGTCCTAGAGAATTTAGCACCGCCCACACTACAGCAACTGTGGTACGAGGTCTGCTGATTGCTCAACAGAATGGAGAGGCCATCGTGCCCGACGTGCTGCAACGAGGGCTGCAATGGCTTGCGACCTATCAAACCAATGAGCTTTTGAAACTTAAGAATTGGTCGGATAAGACCCACCCCTTCAAGGCGCATCCCGACAACTTGGACGCGCTCGTCTTCCACACTTTAGTCCTTGGAAAAGAGCAAGCCACTGAAGCCAACTCAGAGATGCAACAGCGGTTGTACGACTCGCGCGGCCACTTAAGCGTCTACGGCATGACGCTATTCGCCTGGGCCACACATGCCCTCGGGAATTCGGAACAGACCTCCATGCTCCGACGCAATATCGAGCAATTCCTCGTACAGGACGCTGAAAACGAAACCGCCTTCCTGAAGAACGATGCAAGTTGGTGGAACTGGTACGGCAGCTCCATCGAGGCCAATGCGTTGTATCTTAAGCTGCTGGCTGCGACCGATCCACAAGGACAGACAGCCCCGCGAGTCGTCAAGTACTTGCTGAACAATCGCAAACATGCAACGTACTGGAACAGCACCCGCGATACCGCCTTGGTGGTTGAGGCATTCGGAGACTACCTAACCGCCTCGGGAGAAAACCAGGCGAACATGTCCGCCGAAGTCTATCTGGGAGGCAAACGACTCGGCCGAGTCGATTTCACTCCCGAAAACTTGTTCAGCGTCGATAATACGATTGAGATTCATGGGAATGCGGTCCCGGCTGGTACCCATCAGCTAGAAATTCGTCGTAGCGGAGAGGGAAACCTTTACTGGAACGCCTACTCCACTAATTTCACGTTGGAAGAAGAAATTGAGGCAGCGGGGTTAGAAGTCAAGGTTGAACGTCGCTACTACCGACTCGACCCTGTCCAGAAAGATTTACAGATTCCCGATGCCCAAGCTGGAGTGCTTGACGCGAAGAAATCAGGCTACAACCGTGTTCTACTGGACGATCTTCAAACAGTGGAAAGCGGCGTGTTGGTGGAAGTTGAATTGCTGGTCGAAAGTAAGAACGATTACGAATACATCCTGATCGAAGATCGCAAGCCCGCGTGCCTTGAAGCAGTCGAATCCCAAAGTGGATATTTTTATTCCGGGGGGCTGCCCATCTATCGTGAGTTCCGCGATACACACATCGGCCTCTGCATTCGCCAGCTTCCCCAAGGCAACTACTCGCTGCGTTACCAGTTCCGCAGTGAAACGCCGGGTACCTTCACGGCCCTGCCAGCGACGATTCAGGGCATGTACGCTCCCGAGTTAGCCGGCAACAGCCGAGACTTTGATGTCATCGTCACCGATGAGCAGCAGAATTGA
- a CDS encoding ThuA domain-containing protein, which translates to MLKPLNRILSKSGYWPCFTLGLIVWNASCLLHAAAPTAVLVVVGPSSHPPGTHEVAAGGRVIEYCLEYATGIGRFSVDVVEGWPKDSKSLDKYRSVVFSGDRFPLAEMEDIESNMRELGIMMERGCGIVCFHYATGLTAGQMPDDGSHPLLNWMGGYFATRCVHHQGIARIYEQADIVLESPQHPVLRGCQPFSIHDEPYIKNYFGPDGIAPNVTPLLTSMLPPESPQKEVIAWSVQRSDGGRGMAIVMPHFYKNWQVDALRKVIINGVVWSTGIEVPAVGVHVELPDLQRFQPAAVEPPSR; encoded by the coding sequence ATGCTGAAGCCTCTGAATCGGATTCTGAGTAAATCTGGCTATTGGCCGTGTTTCACCTTGGGCCTGATCGTCTGGAATGCCAGTTGTTTGCTGCATGCTGCGGCCCCAACCGCGGTTCTGGTGGTGGTAGGGCCAAGCAGCCATCCTCCGGGAACACACGAGGTAGCAGCCGGAGGGCGTGTCATTGAGTATTGCCTGGAATACGCAACCGGGATCGGCCGTTTCTCCGTAGATGTGGTTGAGGGCTGGCCGAAGGACAGCAAATCGCTCGACAAATACCGGTCAGTGGTCTTCTCTGGTGACCGATTTCCTCTCGCAGAAATGGAGGATATCGAATCGAACATGCGAGAATTGGGCATCATGATGGAGCGAGGTTGCGGGATTGTCTGCTTCCACTATGCCACCGGACTGACGGCCGGCCAAATGCCTGATGATGGATCCCATCCCTTGCTGAACTGGATGGGAGGGTACTTTGCGACTCGGTGTGTGCATCACCAGGGGATCGCAAGAATATACGAACAGGCGGATATCGTATTGGAATCTCCCCAGCACCCGGTGTTGCGCGGCTGCCAGCCCTTTTCCATTCATGACGAGCCCTACATTAAGAACTATTTCGGACCCGATGGAATCGCTCCCAATGTGACTCCATTGCTGACCAGTATGCTTCCTCCTGAATCTCCCCAGAAAGAAGTGATCGCTTGGTCCGTACAACGCAGCGATGGGGGCCGGGGAATGGCAATTGTCATGCCGCACTTTTATAAAAATTGGCAAGTGGACGCACTTCGCAAGGTGATTATTAACGGGGTCGTATGGTCGACCGGCATCGAAGTGCCAGCTGTGGGAGTGCACGTCGAGCTACCTGATCTGCAGCGGTTCCAGCCAGCGGCCGTCGAGCCCCCGTCTCGATAG
- the fba gene encoding class II fructose-bisphosphate aldolase (catalyzes the reversible aldol condensation of dihydroxyacetonephosphate and glyceraldehyde 3-phosphate in the Calvin cycle, glycolysis, and/or gluconeogenesis), protein MALVPLRVVLDHAAENDYGVAAFNVNNMEQIQAIMEAADETDSPAIIQASRGARAYSQDAYLRHLMQAAAELYPHIPVVMHQDHGNSVATCLSAIENNFTSVMMDGSLEEDGKTPASFEYNVRVTKEVVKLAHARGVSVEGELGVLGSLESGEGEQEDGHGAVGQLTHDQLLTDPEEAAQFVEATGVDALAVAIGTSHGAYKFSRKPDGEVLAMKQIEAIHARLPNTHLVMHGSSSVPQELQDIINKYGGKMKQTYGVPVEEIQRGIKSGVRKINVDTDCRMAITGAIRKVLLESPEKFDPRDYLKPARQAMKEVCVARMTAFGQAGNASKMRQAATV, encoded by the coding sequence ATGGCATTGGTTCCACTGCGAGTCGTACTAGATCACGCCGCCGAAAATGACTATGGCGTAGCTGCGTTCAATGTAAACAACATGGAGCAAATCCAGGCGATCATGGAGGCTGCCGATGAGACAGATTCTCCGGCCATCATCCAAGCGTCCCGAGGCGCCCGCGCCTATTCTCAAGATGCTTATCTGCGGCATTTGATGCAAGCGGCTGCCGAGTTGTATCCTCACATTCCTGTCGTTATGCATCAAGATCACGGCAATAGCGTGGCCACCTGCTTGAGTGCTATTGAGAACAATTTCACATCCGTCATGATGGACGGTTCGCTGGAAGAAGACGGCAAGACTCCTGCATCCTTCGAATACAACGTGCGAGTTACGAAGGAAGTTGTGAAGTTAGCCCATGCTCGCGGCGTCTCGGTGGAAGGGGAATTGGGCGTACTTGGCTCCCTAGAATCAGGCGAAGGCGAGCAAGAAGACGGTCACGGAGCGGTTGGACAACTCACGCACGATCAACTTCTGACCGATCCCGAAGAAGCGGCCCAGTTCGTGGAAGCCACCGGCGTAGATGCGCTCGCTGTAGCGATTGGTACCAGCCATGGAGCTTACAAGTTCTCTCGCAAGCCCGATGGCGAAGTGTTGGCCATGAAGCAAATCGAAGCAATTCATGCTCGTTTGCCCAACACGCACTTGGTAATGCACGGCAGTTCATCGGTTCCCCAGGAATTGCAGGACATCATCAACAAGTATGGTGGAAAGATGAAGCAAACTTACGGCGTACCTGTCGAGGAAATTCAGCGTGGTATCAAGAGCGGCGTTCGCAAGATCAACGTCGATACCGACTGCCGTATGGCGATCACGGGAGCGATTCGCAAGGTGCTGCTTGAAAGCCCTGAGAAGTTTGACCCACGCGATTACCTCAAGCCTGCTCGCCAAGCAATGAAGGAAGTCTGCGTAGCTCGCATGACAGCCTTCGGTCAAGCTGGTAATGCCAGCAAGATGCGTCAAGCAGCTACCGTCTAG
- a CDS encoding zf-HC2 domain-containing protein yields MASDSGSNAKPTENILTDDWQACAPGTLTAYRHAAKLASLQTKRRRAMSVGVGACVVLALVSLSALYRPDGSGAETKLPGYGGLTCSTVIEKMHKFVSGELEENDRAKVVTHLVACPHCLKLYQADANRKGVDLGIARHSINRQQTSEHLPLERRLHTPSLDAPELLAAK; encoded by the coding sequence ATGGCATCTGATTCTGGCTCAAATGCCAAGCCAACTGAGAATATATTGACTGACGATTGGCAAGCCTGCGCGCCCGGAACCCTGACCGCTTATCGCCATGCGGCCAAGCTTGCCAGTTTGCAAACCAAGAGACGCCGTGCCATGAGTGTTGGTGTAGGTGCATGCGTGGTGCTAGCCTTGGTGAGCCTCAGCGCGCTGTACCGACCGGATGGCTCCGGCGCCGAAACAAAGCTACCTGGGTATGGTGGACTAACGTGCAGCACTGTTATCGAGAAGATGCATAAATTCGTATCCGGCGAGTTAGAGGAGAATGATCGGGCTAAAGTCGTCACACACCTTGTGGCTTGCCCCCACTGCCTGAAGCTCTATCAAGCAGATGCAAACCGCAAAGGTGTAGATCTCGGCATCGCACGTCACTCAATCAATCGCCAGCAGACTTCGGAACACCTGCCTCTTGAGCGCAGACTCCACACGCCATCGCTAGACGCCCCAGAGCTTTTGGCAGCCAAATAG